From a single Marmota flaviventris isolate mMarFla1 chromosome 5 unlocalized genomic scaffold, mMarFla1.hap1 SUPER_5_unloc_1, whole genome shotgun sequence genomic region:
- the LOC114083335 gene encoding olfactory receptor 2L8-like: MEYYNQTSTDFIFLGLFPSSTSGLFLFIFIALIFLMALIGNLTMTLLILLDIHLHTPMYFLLSQLSLIDLSYISTIVPKMASAFLFGNKSISFIGCGIQSFFFLTLAGAETLLLTSMAYDHYVAICCPLHYHIRMNKRICVLMILGSWMMGSVNSCAHTIYALHIPHCRSRIINHFFCDVPAMLTLACMDTWVYEYTVFVSTTLFLVFPFIVIVCSYGHILLAICHMHSGEGRKKAYSTCSTHLTVVTFYYAPFAYTYLHPRSLRSPAEDKVLAVFYTILTPMLNPIIYSLRNKDLMGVFSRLTQRICSV; this comes from the coding sequence ATGGAATATTACAATCAAACATcaactgatttcatttttttgggATTGTTCCCATCATCAACAAGTGgccttttcctcttcattttcatTGCTCTCATCTTCCTAATGGCTCTAATAGGCAACCTGACCATGACCCTTCTCATCCTCCTGGATATCCATCTCCACACACCCATGTATTTCTTGCTTAGTCAGCTCTCCCTCATTGACCTAAGCTACATCTCCACAATTGTTCCTAAGATGGCTTCTGCTTTCCTCTTTGGAAACAAGTCTATCTCATTCATTGGATGTGGGATTCAGAGTTTCTTTTTCCTGACTTTAGCAGGTGCAGAAACACTATTGTTGACATCTATGGCCTATGACCATTATGTGGCAATTTGCTGTCCTCTCCACTATCACATCCGCATGAACAAAAGAATTTGTGTGCTCATGATATTGGGATCTTGGATGATGGGCTCTGTCAACTCCTGTGCACACACCATATATGCTCTCCATATCCCTCACTGCAGATCCAGGATcatcaatcatttcttctgtgatgtcCCTGCCATGTTGACCCTGGCCTGCATGGACACCTGGGTCTATGAGTACACAGTGTTTGTGAGCACTACACTTTTTCTGGTGTTTCCATTCATTGTAATTGTTTGCTCTTATGGTCATATTCTCCTTGCCATCTGCCATATGCActcgggggaggggaggaagaaagccTACTCCACCTGCAGCACCCACCTCACTGTGGTGACCTTCTACTATGCACCTTTTGCTTACACTTACCTACACCCAAGATCCCTCCGCTCTCCAGCAGAGGACAAGGTTCTGGCTGTCTTCTACACCATCCTCACTCCAATGCTCAACCccatcatctacagcctgaggaacaaggactTGATGGGGGTTTTCAGCAGATTGACTCAAAGAATCTGTTCTGTGTAG
- the LOC139703613 gene encoding olfactory receptor 2L13-like, translating into MEKWNQTLNDFILMGLLPQNQTGLLLLLLIIFVFVLACLGNSGMTALIFLDPRLHTPMYFLLSQLSLMDLMYISTTVPKMAINFLSGQKSISFLGCGVQMFFFVTIACSEGLLLASMAYDRFVAICHPLHYPVRMSKIMCLKMIIGTWILGSIHSLVHTIYALHLPYCRSRVINHFFCEVPTMLPLVCMDTWVYEYTIFGSTVIFLLLPFLGIMASYGRVLFAVFHMRSKEGRKKAFTTCSTHLTVVTFYYAPFVYTYLRPRSLRTPAEDKSLAVFYTILTPMLNPIIYSLRNKEVLGAMGRVWGMLSSRKK; encoded by the coding sequence atggagaaatggaaccaaactttaaatgactttattttaatgGGCCTGTTACCCCAAAACCAAACTGGCCTCCTTCTCTTGCTCCTGATCATCTTTGTGTTTGTTCTCGCCTGTTTGGGGAACTCAGGAATGACTGCCCTCATCTTCTTGGACCCGCgactccacacccccatgtactttctcctcagccagctctccctTATGGACCTGATGTACATCTCCACCACTGTCCCCAAGATGGCCATCAACTTCCTCTCTGGCCAGAAGAGCATCTCCTTCCTGGGCTGTGGTGTGcaaatgttcttctttgtcaCCATCGCATGTTCTGAAGGCTTACTTCTGGcctccatggcctatgaccgctttgtggccatctgccacccccTCCACTATCCTGTCCGCATGAGTAAAATCATGTGTTTGAAGATGATCATAGGAACCTGGATATTGGGTTCCATTCACTCTCTGGTACACACCATCTATGCCCTTCATCTTCCTTACTGCAGGTCTAGGGTCATCAATCACTTTTTCTGTGAGGTCCCCACCATGTTGCCTCTGGTCTGTATGGACACCTGGGTCTATGAGTACACAATTTTTGGGAGCACAGTCatatttctcctccttcctttccttggcATCATGGCCTCCTATGGACGGGTCCTTTTTGCTGTCTTCCACATGCGCTCaaaagaggggaggaaaaaggcCTTCACCACGTGCTCCACACATTTAACCGTGGTGACCTTTTACTATGCTCCTTTTGTCTACACTTATCTCCGGCCCAGGAGTCTCCGCACCCCAGCAGAGGATAAAAGCCTGGCTGTCTTCTACACCATCCTCACCCCCATGCTCAACCccatcatctacagcctgaggaacaaggaggtgCTGGGGGCCATGGGAAGAGTGTGGGGGATGCTCTCCTCCAGAAAGAAGTGA
- the LOC114082752 gene encoding olfactory receptor 2L13-like, translating into MEKWNQTSNEFILLGLLPPNQKGLLLLLLIISVFVLACLGNSGMTALIFLDPRLHTPMYFLLSQLSLMDLMYISSTVPKMAINFLSGQMSISFLGCAMQIFFFATMACSEGLLLASMAYDRFVAICHPLHYPVRMSKRVCVKMILGSWTLGSINSVSHTTYTLHLPYCRSRAINHFYCDITAMVPLTCADTSVYEYMIFFSTVIFLLLPFLGIMASYGRVLFAVFHMRSKEGRKKAFTTCSTHLTVVIFYYAPFAFTYLQPKSLRSPEEDKNMAVFYTILTPMLNPIIYSLRNKEVLGAMRRLV; encoded by the exons ATGGAGAAATGGAACCAAActtcaaatgaatttattttgttgGGGTTGTTACCCCCAAATCAGAAAGGCCTACTTCTCTTGCTCCTGATCATCTCTGTGTTTGTTCTCGCCTGTTTGGGGAACTCAGGGATGACTGCCCTCATCTTCTTGGACCCAcggctccacacccccatgtactttctcctcagccagctctccctcatGGACCTGATGTACATCTCCTCCACTGTCCCCAAGATGGCCATCAACTTCCTCTCTGGCCAGATGAGCATCTCCTTCCTGGGGTGTGCCATGCAGATCTTTTTCTTTGCCACCATGGCATGTTCTGAAGGCTTACTTCTGGcctccatggcctatgaccgctttgtggccatctgccacccccTCCACTACCCTGTCCGCATGAGTAAAAGGGTATGTGTGAAGATGATCCTGGGGTCCTGGACACTGGGCTCCATCAACTCTGTTTCACACACCACCTATACCCTTCATCTTCCTTACTGCAGGTCTAGGGCCATCAATCACTTCTACTGTGACATTACAGCCATGGTGCCTTTAACCTGTGCAGACACCTCAGTCTACgagtacatgattttttttagtacagtcatatttctcctcctccctttccttggCATCATGGCCTCCTATGGACGGGTCCTTTTTGCTGTCTTCCACATGCGCtcaaaagagggaaggaaaaaggccTTCACCACGTGCTCCACACATCTAACTGTGGTAATATTTTACTATGCTCCTTTTGCCTTCACTTATCTCCAGCCCAAGAGTCTCCGCTCACCCGAAGAGGATAAGAACATGGCTGTCTTCTACACCATCCTCACCCCCATGCTCAATCccatcatctacagcctgaggaacaaggaggtgCTGGGGGCCATGAGAAGA TTAGTTTAA